From Schizosaccharomyces pombe strain 972h- genome assembly, chromosome: II, the proteins below share one genomic window:
- a CDS encoding pyridoxamine 5'-phosphate oxidase, translated as MSLAWKNELLKLLKENVDSSGVIHPEYFQLATLPTGNEIYPRNRTVAIRGFVGTGWHKPRPDDVLATDLLVFSTDIASHKAAEIAEQQKNTFPSGPIPNAFEMCGWLPKTMQQIRISGQIWLYTPELADRNEFPADKLIQDHLINSNGRIPEEWSWEEERRRIWELHSPELRASFSTPPSYSKYQGDVKVSPLPSTLTGKEDPGVIEAWKTAWGRFSLVVCEANEVEFLNLTPPPGKRVLHNRDLNTKQWSSTRVNV; from the coding sequence ATGTCCCTCGCTTGGAAAAATGAGTTATTGaagcttttaaaagaaaatgtcgACTCCAGTGGAGTTATTCATCCCGAATACTTCCAGCTGGCAACTTTACCCACTGGTAATGAAATTTACCCCAGAAATCGTACTGTAGCTATTCGAGGATTTGTCGGTACAGGATGGCATAAACCACGTCCCGATGATGTGCTAGCTACAGATTTATTGGTATTCTCTACGGATATTGCTTCTCACAAAGCTGCTGAGATTGCTGAGcagcaaaaaaatacattccCCTCTGGACCCATACCGAACGCATTTGAAATGTGTGGATGGTTACCAAAGACAATGCAGCAAATTCGTATTTCCGGTCAAATTTGGTTATACACACCAGAACTTGCCGACCGAAATGAATTTCCCGCAGACAAGTTGATCCAGgatcatttaataaacagCAATGGCCGCATTCCCGAAGAATGGTCTTGGGAAGAGGAAAGAAGACGTATTTGGGAGTTACATAGTCCTGAACTTCGCGCTTCCTTTTCTACTCCTCCTTCATACTCCAAATACCAAGGCGATGTGAAGGTGTCACCTTTACCTTCTACCCTCACTGGAAAAGAAGATCCCGGGGTTATTGAAGCTTGGAAGACTGCTTGGGGTAGATTTTCTCTTGTTGTTTGTGAGGCTAACGAAGTCGAGTTTTTGAATCTTACCCCTCCTCCAGGAAAGCGCGTTTTGCACAATAGAGATCTAAACACGAAACAATGGTCCTCCACTCGTGTCAATGTCTAA
- the hac1 gene encoding 2-hydroxyacyl-CoA lyase Hac1, with translation MSISFSELVAKTLLDLEVKVVFGIVGIPVIEICEAIQASGIRFVGFRNEQSAAYAATAYGYLTQRPGVCVVVGGPGVVHAMAGVFNSKTNRWPLLLLAGSSETFQQNCGAFQELDQVSYLSPHTKLAVRPPSPKMVVDSIRRAYRVSMTGTPGTCYVDLPANYIESTVDDFPKDPLPPIPSSPKCAPDPTQLQKAAYYLKNAKAPLLVVGKGAAYACAEKQLLEFVEHTGIPFLPSPMGKGLLPESHPLNVSSARSAALRNADVVLLAGARLNWIFQYGLPPKWSPNAKFIQIDTNAETLGNNAADLDLAIWADVGLTIDCLFKLVQTWKYSVGISTPYLRTLNETRSKNEKKALESRKSSIPLQMNYALYVVNEELQSLSLKSKRNITWVSEGANTMDRGRQLLEVTHPRGRLDAGTMSTMGVGMGYAIASAFAHSSDKIVVVEGDSAFGFSAMELETAIRNQLDLLVIVINNNGVYHGLDTDAYETLRDNHQLPTTALGTSIRYDQICEACGGKGFFVKNEEDLRSSLRKAWQTSSVSLINVMVDPEAARKLTFAWMSSTKVKPKL, from the exons ATGTCTATAAGCTTTTCGGAATTGGTAGCTAAGACATTGTTGGACTTAGAGGTTAAAGTTGTTTTTGGCATTGTTGGCATTCCCGTAATCGAAATTTGTGAGGCTATCCAAGCAAGTGGAATTCGGTTTGTCGGGTTTCGCAATGAGCAAAGCGCAGCTTATGCAGCGACTGCCTATGGCTATTTAACTCAGCGCCCTGGGGTCTGTGTCGTGGTAGGCGGTCCTGGCGTTGTACATGCCATGGCCGGTGTTTTCAATTCTAAAACCAATCGATGGCCTTTGCTGCTTTTGGCTGGATCCAGTGAAACATTTCAGCAAAACTGTGGGGCCTTCCAAGAATTGGACCAGGTTTCTTACTTATCACCTCATACGAAATTAGCCGTGCGCCCCCCAAGTCCCAAAATGGTTGTTGATTCCATTCGAAGAGCGTATCGTGTCTCCATGACCGGCACTCCTGGAACATGCTATGTTGACTTGCCAGCAAATTATATTGAATCTACTGTCGATGACTTTCCTAAAGACCCTCTACCCCCAATTCCTAGTTCTCCCAAATGTGCACCTGATCCAACACAGCTTCAGAAGGCTGCatactatttaaaaaatgcaaaggCACCTCTGCTTGTCGTTGGTAAAGGTGCCGCATATGCCTGCGCTGAAAAACAGCTCTTGGAATTTGTTGAACATACTGGCATTCCGTTTCTTCCGAGTCCCATGGGCAAAGGTTTGTTACCAGAATCGCATCCCTTAAATGTGTCTTCGGCAAGGTCAGCTGCTCTTCGTAATGCAGATGTAGTGCTCTTAGCAGGGGCACGTTTAAATTGGATATTTCAATATGGTCTTCCACCAAAGTGGTCTCCTAATGCcaaatttattcaaattgaTACCAATGCTGAAACTTTAGGAAACAATGCTGCAGATTTGGATTTAGCAATTTGGGCTGATGTAGGTCTGACAATAGATTGTCTTTTTAAGCTCGTTCAAACTTGGAAGTACAGTGTTGGCATCTCGACCCCTTACCTTCGCACGTTAAATGAAACCCGATCCAAGAATGAGAAAAAGGCTCTTGAATCTCGAAAGTCCAGTATACCGTTGCAAATGAATTATGCTTTGTATGTCGTGAATGAGGAGCTACAAAGCTTATCGCTCAAATCAAAGCGTAATATCACTTGGGTTTCTGAAGGCGCCAATACAATGGACCGGGGCCGTCAGCTTTTAGAAGTAACTCATCCACGTGGTCGACTGGATGCAGGCACTATGTCAACAATGGGAGTTGGTATGGGATATGCTATTGCCAGCGCATTTGCCCATTCATCCGACAAAATAGTGGTAGTTGAGGGTGATAGTGCTTTTGGCTTTAGCGCCATGGAACTGGAAACCGCCATACGCAACCAGCTGGATCTTTTGGTAATTGTAATCAATAATAATGGTGTTTACCATGGATTAGATACTGATGCTTATGAAACTTTACGTGATAATCACCAATTACCGACTACTGCCTTAGGCACTAGTATACGTTATGATCAAATTTGCGAAGCATGTGGTGGTAAAGGTTTCTTTGTAaagaatgaagaagatttgAGAAGTTCCCTCAGGAAAGCATGGCAAACCTCATCTGTATCTCTCATAAATGTTATGGTGGACCCGGAGGCTGCTCGAAAATTG ACATTTGCATGGATGAGCAGTACCAAAGTGAAACCAAAGTTATGA
- the npp1 gene encoding nucleotide pyrophosphatase, with protein MFSWANIGSNEYLPLKNDRKAYLNQWAKRSGLAIAAICILGILILAIVKLFCFKAIIFPIVGGSFNNGTNVFQSTVIVISLDGFRADYLYRGFTPNLLSLAERNVHVPFLIPSFPSITFPNHYTIVTGLYPESHGIVSNNFFDPVTGKQFVNSMPECNKDPTWWDKGEPIWVNAERNNVRSAVHMWPGNEVENHGYRPTYSDGFNFDTTLREKKDRILEWLDLPDKDRPQLLLAYAPHVDMVGHAFGPDSPELNIIIQEVDIVIGELIEGLKKRNIDKHVNIIFLSDHGMAPTSDNRLIWLDNMFNLSAVAHRDAWPLGGFRGESDLDDEYIYESLVNYSRSSLPSAENWNVYSKKDIPSRWHYSNNERIAPVWMIPDVGWSLVSMLDHSPELEYEPLGVHGYDNLSPVMRALFIASGSSFKNFKGKKLAPFQNTEIYGILSHILDLPAQPNNGTYEGALPLRRNRNSTKEWLLKDIEQAYSKLI; from the coding sequence ATGTTTAGTTGGGCTAATATTGGGTCCAACGAGTATTTGCCTTTGAAAAATGATCGAAAGGCTTATTTGAATCAATGGGCAAAACGATCGGGACTAGCAATTGCCGCTATTTGCATTTTAGGAATTCTGATATTGGCAATTgtgaaattattttgcttcaaagcaattatttttcctaTCGTTGGAGGTTCCTTCAACAATGGGACCAATGTTTTTCAGTCCACTGTCATCGTAATCTCCTTGGATGGATTCCGTGCTGATTACTTATATCGTGGGTTCACACCTAATCTTCTGAGCCTGGCTGAACGTAATGTCCATGTTCCCTTTTTgattccttcttttcctAGTATAACTTTCCCTAATCACTATACTATTGTTACCGGTTTATATCCCGAGAGCCATGGAATCGTTAGTAACAACTTTTTTGATCCTGTAACTGGGAAGCAATTTGTCAACAGTATGCCTGAATGTAACAAAGACCCAACTTGGTGGGATAAAGGGGAGCCTATATGGGTCAACGCTGAGCGAAATAACGTTCGATCAGCGGTACATATGTGGCCTGGAAATGAAGTGGAGAATCATGGTTACAGACCTACTTATTCGGATGGTTTCAATTTTGATACGACTctaagagaaaagaaagatagAATACTCGAATGGCTGGATCTTCCTGATAAAGACCGCCCTCAGTTATTACTTGCTTATGCTCCCCATGTAGATATGGTTGGGCACGCATTTGGACCGGATTCGCCTGAACTGAATATCATAATTCAAGAAGTTGATATCGTAATTGGTGAACTAATTGAAGGactgaagaaaagaaatatcgATAAGCATGtcaacattatttttttaagtgaTCATGGAATGGCGCCTACATCCGATAATCGTCTTATCTGGCTGGATAATATGTTTAATTTGTCTGCCGTTGCACACAGAGATGCTTGGCCGTTAGGAGGTTTTAGAGGAGAATCTGATTTAGATGATGAGTACATTTACGAAAGTCTTGTTAATTATTCTCGCTCGTCATTACCTTCTGCTGAGAATTGGAATGTTTATTCAAAGAAAGATATACCTTCTCGATGGCATTACTcaaataatgaaagaatAGCTCCCGTTTGGATGATCCCGGATGTTGGATGGTCTCTTGTCTCGATGCTGGATCATTCACCGGAGTTGGAGTATGAGCCTTTGGGTGTACATGGTTATGACAATTTGTCTCCAGTGATGAGAGCACTTTTTATCGCTTCAGGATCTTCTTTTAAGAATTTTAAGGGAAAGAAGCTTGCACCGTTCCAGAACACCGAAATTTATGGCATTCTTTCGCATATATTAGATTTACCAGCTCAGCCTAATAATGGTACATATGAAGGTGCTTTACCTTTAAGAAGAAATCGTAATTCTACTAAGGAATGGTTGCTGAAGGACATAGAACAAGCATACTCTAAGCTTATTTAA
- the ppk31 gene encoding serine/threonine protein kinase Ppk31, with translation MTNPEQLKRILSHEVLLKIEMSKNGIVEYANPAFFELIGYEGDLFQCSFYEYLQSDDEHLMKKATDNLFRKSISVAHVFAFLRCNPIRSPNYYIQQAKAPFEGKTYIRMLFRGILVDSLYGKDTRVLWAGKYLYPQRSVINEMDFILFNTLGIGAFILHDHLLGIIKYNYIHVPPPSGKLCSLCEDNLPEWYFEVHSDFCLVWNDLVRRVFAVQQLINCKKLEIEDIVNKLPTGSNHMVEETFLSLPVITVFNGKKNRKQRFRIRSWRSSLNFLVKELDKSIKNFAYLEHRTFLTISNSAAKDMKREIYEKSLVNWEYDFLVPSKIQDYFYDVHSLLLKNLSSKIKLCNHILMYQATFNEVKNFLQTYSLNMLSIEMENIEGSLYFGNAQLSNLICVNQYLSEQRPVFFNRLLALGNVENNNSIYDDIQKRTERISTIKRHKKYFEIGERLTEKDLIVSKTFKTTRIDYFKAVKGSIEDLDVRPLKNRQKFVNKFYASIVHFLTESMQFPSHNDRRFGDNTPHSLDEFILLKEINRGAYGRVYLAKKRSSGKYFALKMIPKSSLDSLKKIKGLLLEKRNMHIQRYGPNTVKLYYAFDSGDYLCLVMDYFNGGDCETLIQKLGPLPEQWVCQYAAELLNAIELLHQDGIIHHDIKPANMLVDETGHIRLTDFGLSENVEEKKEVYKLTKRMSFEQKHGNLYEQLQPKKFEFVRYVRNYRGNIDELEKAESPQQNSDYANDSVQHLLDFDINNMDETAIHMLMNQLEKKENRTFIKKDISGTPNYMAPEILMGVDTQMGDIWAMGCVIFEMLTGTRPFEANTVKAIWARIERNDIGWTKRVKESCSKEAVDLITKLMDPDCNKRLGSNGYQEIKKHPFFRTIKWDNLNSGPGPFVPQTENVEDLTYFEKNISGSDNINKNNCQTSATLILNGIFAFHPPPKATPADSGTETSNSAAFSASEEETTNLTDQKRKDLFSLITKAFKGIDLKALNYNNKATLLRMYDEVDFPKNQQRNKEKFRIQKRPNKKYRYHLF, from the coding sequence ATGACTAATCCAGAGCAATTGAAGAGGATACTTTCCCACGAAGTTCTGCtgaaaattgaaatgtcaaaaaatggaataGTGGAATATGCCAATCctgcattttttgaattaatCGGCTACGAAGGAGATTTATTTCAATGTAGTTTCTATGAGTATCTTCAAAGCGATGATGAACACTTAATGAAGAAAGCAACCGATAATCTTTTCAGAAAAAGCATATCAGTTGCACATGTCTTTGCTTTTCTCAGATGTAATCCAATACGCAGTCCTAATTATTATATTCAACAAGCCAAAGCTCCATTTGAGGGAAAGACGTATATTAGAATGCTTTTTCGAGGCATTCTAGTAGACTCATTGTATGGTAAAGATACAAGGGTTTTGTGGGCaggaaaatatttatatccACAACGGTCCGTGATCAACGAAATGGATTTCATCCTGTTTAACACGTTAGGGATTGGTGCCTTCATTCTTCATGATCATTTGCTCGGAATAATCAAATACAATTATATACACGTTCCTCCTCCTTCAGGAAAATTATGTTCGTTGTGTGAAGATAATTTACCAGAGTGGTACTTTGAGGTACATAGCGATTTTTGCCTTGTTTGGAATGATCTCGTACGCCGCGTTTTCGCCGTACAacaattgataaattgTAAGAAGCTGGAAATAGAAGACATAGTTAACAAACTCCCTACGGGTAGTAATCATATGGTTGAAGAAACCTTTCTTTCCTTGCCGGTCATAACAGTATTCAACGGGAAGAAAAACAGAAAACAGAGGTTTCGCATTCGATCATGGAGAAGCTCTCTGAACTTTTTGGTTAAGGAACTGGACAAAtccattaaaaattttgcttaTTTAGAACATCGAACGTTTTTGacaatttcaaattctGCCGCGAAAGACATGAAGCGAGagatttatgaaaaatcaTTGGTGAATTGGGAGTATGATTTTCTTGTTCCCTCAAAGATCCAGGATTATTTTTACGATGTTCATTCacttcttttgaaaaatttatcgtctaaaataaaactctGTAATCACATTTTAATGTATCAAGCAACGTTTAAtgaagttaaaaattttcttcaaacgTACTCCTTGAATATGCTATCAATTGAGATGGAAAACATCGAAGGAAGTCTGTACTTTGGAAATGCTCAATTGTCCAATCTAATTTGCGTAAACCAATACCTTTCCGAACAGAGACCAGTGTTTTTCAACAGGCTGTTAGCCCTTGGGAAcgttgaaaataataattcaatTTACGATGACATCCAGAAACGAACAGAACGTATATCTACCATAAAAAgacataaaaaatactttgaGATTGGAGAACGCTTAACAGAAAAAGACTTAATTGTGTCTAAAACCTTTAAAACAACAAGGATAGATTATTTTAAAGCGGTAAAGGGATCAATTGAAGATCTGGATGTGAGACCTCTAAAAAATCGGCAGAAATTTGTTAACAAATTCTATGCCTCGATCGTTCATTTTCTTACCGAAAGTATGCAGTTCCCAAGCCATAATGATAGGAGATTTGGGGATAATACTCCTCACTCATTAGACGAGTTCatacttttaaaagaaataaacaGAGGGGCATACGGTAGGGTTTATCTTGCTAAAAAAAGATCTTCAGGAAAGTATTTTGCTCTTAAAATGATTCCAAAATCCAGTCTTGatagcttaaaaaaaataaaaggacTATTGCTTGAAAAGCGTAACATGCATATCCAAAGATATGGACCAAACACAGTGAAATTATATTATGCATTTGATTCTGGGGACTACCTATGCCTTGTAATGGATTATTTTAATGGAGGAGATTGTGAAACacttattcaaaaattaggACCGTTACCAGAGCAATGGGTTTGCCAGTACGCAGCTGAATTACTAAATGCTATCGAGCTTTTGCATCAGGATGGAATCATCCATCACGACATAAAGCCTGCCAACATGTTGGTTGACGAAACAGGACATATTCGGCTTACAGACTTCGGACTGAGTGAAAACgtagaggaaaaaaaagaggttTATAAGCTTACTAAGAGGATGTCATTTGAACAGAAACATGGAAATTTGTATGAGCAGCTTCAACCTAAAAAATTCGAATTTGTAAGATATGTTCGAAATTACCGCGGGAATATTGATGAGCTTGAGAAAGCGGAGAGTCCACAGCAAAATAGTGATTATGCCAATGACTCGGTCCAGCATTTACTTGACTTTGATATCAATAACATGGATGAAACAGCAATACACATGTTAATGAATCAGTTagagaaaaaggaaaaccggacattcatcaaaaaagatatttcaGGGACGCCAAATTATATGGCTCCAGAAATTTTAATGGGCGTTGATACTCAGATGGGCGATATATGGGCGATGGGTTGTGTGATATTCGAAATGTTGACTGGCACGCGACCATTTGAAGCAAATACTGTAAAAGCAATATGGGCTCGCATAGAGAGAAATGATATTGGTTGGACTAAAAGAGTGAAAGAAAGCTGCTCAAAGGAGGCGGTAGACTTAATCACCAAACTCATGGATCCAGACTGTAACAAACGGCTGGGTAGCAATGGATACCAGGAAATCAAAAaacatcctttttttcGAACCATTAAATGGgataatttaaatagtGGGCCAGGTCCGTTCGTTCCACAAACAGAAAATGTTGAAGATTTGACgtactttgaaaaaaacataagCGGTTCGgataatattaataaaaataattgtcAGACGTCAGCAACTTTAATTCTAAATGgtatttttgcttttcatcCTCCTCCAAAAGCAACACCAGCTGACAGTGGTACTGAAACCTCAAACTCAGCTGCTTTCTCTGCGTCCGAGGAGGAGACCACAAATTTAACAGACCAAAAACGAAAAGATCTTTTTTCACTAATAACCAAAGCGTTTAAGGGAATAGACTTAAAGGCCCTTAATTACAACAACAAAGCCACGCTTTTGCGAATGTATGATGAGGTCGATTTCCccaaaaatcaacaaagaaataaagaGAAATTTCGAATTCAGAAACGACCTAACAAAAAGTATCGCTaccatttattttaa